In one Dunckerocampus dactyliophorus isolate RoL2022-P2 chromosome 9, RoL_Ddac_1.1, whole genome shotgun sequence genomic region, the following are encoded:
- the tmem182a gene encoding transmembrane protein 182, producing MKLSVALFFAGLFGALAVVFVLLSFGTDYWLLAAENCDPKTDTTLEPGDTTVQNATSEVTLYHEGFFWRCSFGGNAQDDDLLWKLWFTNQPHFKVCMHSYLFPFPVSHHTHNATAYESAIIYRGFWSIFMLIGVAAVILGGFIIICAAPFANHCLYKTGGGLFLASGFFLLCVVVMFVLWIEMLDVVDVYLEYQRTVVCSNFHLTLNYGLSFMFAPVGIFFSLLAGLLFLLIGRTIKIHYH from the exons ATGAAGCTAAGCGTGGCGTTGTTTTTTGCAGGACTTTTTGGGGCCCTGGCAGTCGTCTTTGTCCTCCTCTCGTTTGGAACAGATTACTGGCTGCTGGCCGCGGAGAACTGTGATCCTAAGACTGACACCACGTTAGAG CCTGGAGACACAACAGTGCAGAATGCCACTAGTGAGGTCACCCTGTACCACGAGGGCTTCTTCTGGAGGTGTTCCTTTGGGGGCAACGCGCAGGATGATGACCTGCTATGGAAGCTTTGGTTCA CCAACCAGCCACACTTCAAAGTATGCATGCACTCCTACCTCTTCCCATTCCCGGTGTCCCATCACACCCACAACGCCACAGCTTATGAATCTGCCATAA TCTACAGAGGCTTCTGGAGCATCTTCATGCTCATTGGCGTGGCAGCTGTGATTCTTGGCGGCTTCATCATCATCTGCGCAGCTCCCTTTGCCAACCACTGCTTGTACAAAACGGGTGGTGGCCTCTTCCTGGCATCAG GTTTCTTCCTGCTGTGCGTGGTGGTGATGTTCGTGCTTTGGATTGAGATGCTGGACGTGGTGGATGTCTACCTGGAATACCAGCGCACCGTCGTGTGTTCAAACTTTCACTTGACCCTCAACTATGGCCTCTCCTTCATGTTTGCTCCTGTTGGCATCTTCTTCTCTCTCCTGGctggcctcctcttcctcctcattgGCCGAACCATTAAGATCCACTACCACTAA